The genomic stretch GCCACACCTTTGAACCACGCTCATCTTATTTCATACAACAAACACGCTTTTGATGAGATTGGTTTAGATGAGTCGGAAGGAGACACCAAAGAGTTTGTAGAGTTTATTAATGGAGAGCGACTTTTAGAGAACTGTCAACCTTATGCCATGGCGTATGCGGGGCATCAATTTGGTTATTTTGTGCCACAGTTGGGTGATGGACGAGCGATAAACTTAGGTCGCGTCAAAGGTTGGCATTTGCAAACCAAAGGTTCAGGTCTGACCCGTTACTCACGACAAGGCGATGGACGTGCTGTGTTGCGTTCTAGTATTCGAGAGTATATTATGAGTGAAGCGATGCACGCTTTAGGTATTCCTACTACGCGAGCTTTAGCACTTATTGGTTCAAAACATCGAGTTTACAGAAGTTATGAAGATGTTGAAACGGGTGCCATTGTTATGCGTATGTCACCTTCATGGATACGTTTTGGAAGTTTTGAGTTCTTCGCTCGCCAAAAGGATGCCCAAGAGCATTTGACTCAATTGGCTGAGTATGTGATTGAGCATACCTATCCTCACTTAAAAGAGGAAGAGAAAAAGTATGAAAAACTCTTTTTTGAAGTGACCGATAAAACAGCACAACTGATGGCTCTGTGGCAAACGTATGGTTTCATGCATGGAGTAATGAATACAGACAACATGAGCATTGCTGGATTGACGATTGATTATGGTCCCTTTGCTTTTATGGACTATTTTGAT from Candidatus Marinarcus aquaticus encodes the following:
- a CDS encoding protein adenylyltransferase SelO, whose amino-acid sequence is MKLHELKAENDYFNFSDKFYQQLQATPLNHAHLISYNKHAFDEIGLDESEGDTKEFVEFINGERLLENCQPYAMAYAGHQFGYFVPQLGDGRAINLGRVKGWHLQTKGSGLTRYSRQGDGRAVLRSSIREYIMSEAMHALGIPTTRALALIGSKHRVYRSYEDVETGAIVMRMSPSWIRFGSFEFFARQKDAQEHLTQLAEYVIEHTYPHLKEEEKKYEKLFFEVTDKTAQLMALWQTYGFMHGVMNTDNMSIAGLTIDYGPFAFMDYFDLECICNHTDAEGRYSYINQPYIGRWNLEVLAHSLGKICDHEALLEYLNTYMFTFKKEYWHRMSLRLGLDDTQSSNSYSTLIKELIGALQEAKMDYNYFFYKLTHLSSFEQISEVVDHAVFRESLTIWFESYKKALEAENITLKQAQQRMKKVNPLYVIKNYMLQEAIEKATQGDFSLVNDLLHIAQHPFDEHEGFERYKKPTPIEFANLQLSCSS